TTGAACCGGCATCAACAAAGGTGCTCAAACTAGCGTATGGTACATTTCCAATAGAGTCATAAACGCCTGTAATAGCAGACTCTCTGTAGATATTGTATGAGTTAGGGCCGGCTGTTTTTTCCCATACTACCAGATATTTATTTGTGGCAGAATCAAGGGATACCAAACATATATCCTGCCCGGTAACGGTTAATCCCACTGTTACACTGTCGGTTATAGCAGGGCAACCGTTGGCGTCAGACACGGTGACAGAATAAACGCCTTCCGGCTGGCCCGAAATGGTTTGTGTAATATCAAGGGTTGACCAGGTATAGGAATAGGGGCTGGTTCCTCCATTCACGTTTGCAGCAGCGCTACCATTAGAAATGCCGCAGCCGGTAACATCAATACCTGTAACAGTTAAACTTAGAGGATCTGGCTCATCAACCACAATAGATAACGTGGTTTCACATCCGCTGGCGTCAGTAACAGTAACGAAATAGGTGAAAGCAATCATATTGGTTTGGTTTTGGACAGTGCTCCCTGTTGACCACCAATATGAATAAGGCGTACTACCACCCGTTACATTGAGCGTTACAGCGCCATCAGCAGAACCATTACAACTTAAATCCGTTGCATTTACAGTAATGGTTGGAGCGCCAACATTACTAACAGTAGCGGCAACTGAGTCAACACATCCGTTTGCATCTGTGATCGTTACCAAATATGATCCCGAAGATAAGTTTGTGACCGCAGTAGTAGTGTCACCGGTATTCCAGGAATAACTATAAGGCGCTATACCCCCGGTTACATTTACAGTAACACTTCCATCTGAACTCCCGCAATTGGCATCGGTACTGCTTGTAGTAATGTTCATACCATCAGGTTCAATAATAGTAATACTTTCAAAAGCATTACAACCCGCAGAATCGGTAACCGTTACTTCATAGGTTCCGGCAGTTAAGTTACTAATATCTTCTGTAGTATCTCCGTTTGACCATGAATAGGTGATAGGGGGAGTACCATTGCTTACAGCGATATCTATAGAACCATTTAAACCGCCATTACAGGTAATACCGGTAACTGTATTTACAGAAACGGTACCTGCGCCACTTTCATTGATGCTGACAGCAGCTGACTGGCTGCAACCGTCAAAATCAGTTACCGTTACCATGTAGGTTCCGGCAACTAAATTGTTTTCTATTAAATTAGTACCACCACTTGACCAGGCATAGGTATAAGGACTCACACCCCCGGTTGCAGTAACAAAAGCGCTGCCATCTGAACTTCCGCAATTGGCGTCAACAGATCCTGTTGTAAGCGTCATTCCAGCCGGTTCGATGATGATGATTGCACTTGCCGTAGTGCTGCAACCATTCTCTTCAGTTACTGTAACACTATATGTACCAGCGCTTAAATTAACTGCGGTATCATTCGTTTGCTGGGAGGGATCATCCCATAAATATGTGTATGGAGGAGATCCGTTTGTAATTGTAACCGTTGCGCTCCCGTCACTGCCACCGTTACAGGTTGTGGCTGCTGGAATAACGGTTAAAGCAGCTCCACTGACACCACTTACGGTAATCGCTGCTGAAAAAACAGCAACGTTACCACATCCATTGATCATTGAAACAGTAACTAAATAGTTGTCCGGTGTTGAATAAACATGATTTATTGTAGGAGAACTTGTAATGATCGTATCACCATCGCCAAAATTCCATAAGAACGCTGCACCACCAATAGCTACAAATTTAATATTCTGACAGGTGGTATAGCCGTCAGCGCTTAAAGGAGATTCAACGAACATCCCGGCATCAGCGAGTTGATTATCACCTATCGTGATATACATTGAGTCAGTCACACTGTTTCCGCATGCATTGGTCAAGGTCAATTTCACGAGGTAGGTGCCTGTATCTGCATATACGTGTTTAATGATAGTGACAAGTATGCCCATAGGTGTCATTAATACTTCAGTGGCAACACCCGCGGTGCTATCCCCGAAATCCCAGGTGTTGTTACCTGTGCCTGCCATAAAAAACAATATGGCGTCACCAGGGCAGCCGGCTATGGCAGATTCGCCAGGTATTCCCCACAAATCACCCTGACCTGCTAACACTGGAATGGAGTTGGTATCAATATTAATGGGAAGTGTGTAGGCAGCACTATTTCCACATCCGTTTATAATTGTTACTGTAGTTGTATAGCTTCCTGTATTAGTATAAACGTGCGAAGCGCCAACACCCACTGTTGTATCTGTTATACCATCACCGAAGTCCCAGGAATAAGTATAGTTATTTGGTGGAGGGTCCCCTCCACCTCCATTCTGCATCTGGAATTCTACCAGGAAGTGCACTTCATCGCCAGGGCAGGCAGAAGAGAACGGAAAAGAAAATAAGCCAGCAGGAGGAATGGTACCGTTCATATTTACTACAATGGTATCAAAGAGTGTAGTAGTGTCATTGCATCCATTTATCAACCCGATAAGGACCGGATAGTTGCCAACCGAAGCATATTGATGTTGTATTTGTGATCCGGTGGTCATGGTACTGTCTCCATCTCCAAAATTCCATAAATGCAGTTGATATCCATCATCGCTGCTCAATGTTACTATATCTCCCGGGCAAACAGGGTTTGGAAATATATCAAGGGCTAACCCTTGAGGAAAGCCAGCGGTATTAGTTACTGTAATTGTTCCGAATAAGGTTGTATCCAAACCGCAATAATTAATTAAGGTTACAGAAGTTGTAAAATTGCCAATGGAATCATAAGTATGAACAGCCCATTCAGGTCCCATGGCACTATCCCCGTCTCCAAAATTCCATAAATAAGCAGCAAAACCCTGGTCAGTGCCTAAAAATATCGCATCACCCGGGCAAGCTGTATCTTGTGAGGACCAAGCATTTACCGAATTCGGGATAGGTACGTTATTATTAATCACTACTGTATCAACCAATGTAGTATCCTTTCCGCAATAATTGGTAACGGTCACTGAAACAACGAAAGTGCCTGTATCGTTAAAAATATGAAAGCTATTCCAATTATCTGTTTTTGTAACAATCGGACTGCCATCTCCATAGTCCCATACATAACTGGCATAACCCCCGTCAATGTAAAGATCTACACGTTCACCAGGGCAGGCAGGAGATTTTGTATTAAAAGAGATCCAGTTAGGAATAGCTATATTGGTATCAATTACGATCGTATCGGTTATAGTTTTTGAGAAACCGCAGCCGTTGGTGGCTGTCAGGGTAACATAATAAGACCCCGCAGTATCATAACTATGTTTATTATCTCGTAAATTAGCGGTATCCCCATCTCCAAAATCCCAGGACCAGGATGCAGCAGGACTAAACATATATATATGTACAGGTTCCCCGGGACAGGCAGGGTCCGGCTGAAAAAACATTTCAGCATTTGCTGATACTGAACCACTTATAACAATGGTTTGAATGATCGTATCATAACCGCAATCATAAGTATTTTGAATTAGTTTAATATCATAAGTACCCGGAGCGCTGTAAGTGTGAATTTCATTTCCCCATTGTGTAGAAGATGTAAAACCGTCACCAAAATCCCATTCAAAGGAAGAGGCATTATCCCAGCTATTCACCATCACAAGATCTCCCGGACAGGCGCTGTCGGGCGTAGAAAATGCGCCTTGAGAACCGGATACATCGATTTGCATACTGGTATCTCCGATGAATCCTAAAGTATCATCATATACCAAAAGCCAAACCCAAAAAGATCCACCATTTGTATAGGTATGGATAATTGTATCTGTTAATGTATCAATAACAGTTGGAGAGCCATCGCCAAAATCCCAATCGTAACGCCAGGCATTCGTATCGGTGGTGGTATTGACAAAAGTAATCGTTTGGGGCGCGCATGCAGGCCCTAAATAATCGGATGAGAAACTTATCTGAGCGTTTACTGATCCGGCATTGCATAGTATAGCTCCCAGGCTAATGGCTAATGCAGTAGATAATTTTTTCATGATGTTTAATAGTTAATGGTTAATTGTTAATTGTTGTGGGGATTATGTCAAAAAATGACCAAATCCTTAGTTTAAATAAAACATTGAACTTGCAAACCCAGCACATAAATCAATGTATGTTGTACAAATTTATGTGCTGATAAAATTTATGTGCGGGGCAAATGTATAACACTTTCTTTAATAAAAAAATTAAATTACATATATTCATAACTTCGCCCCACAAAATTTACAATATTTTGCATCATTATCGTGCCCTTCAGCAGAACATTGAAGACAAGCTGTGGTAGTGAGGTTGCTTTTGTCCATTTTTACCAGTTCAGTGGTGACAATGCCTGTAGGGACAGCGATAAGCCCATAACCCATAATCATGATAAACGATGCTATGGTTTGACCTAAAACTGTTTGAGGAGATATATCTCCGTAACCAACTGTGGTAAGGGTAACAATGGCCCAGTATATGCTGCGGGGGATGCTCGTAAAACCATTTTCTTGTCCTTCGATCAGGTACATGATGGTGCCCATGATGGTGACTATACTTGCTGTAGACATTAAAAACACAACGATCTTAGGACGGCTTAGCTTCAGCGCGCGAACTAAATGTTGTGCTTCACCAATATACCGTGCTAATTTCAGTATCCTGAAAACCCTTAGCAGCCTGAGTGTTCTGATCACGAGCAAAGACTGGGTACCCGATATAAAGAAACTCATGTATGTCGGAACGATTGACAGAAGGTCTATGAGTCCGAAAAAACTAAAAATATAACGCAGGGGCTTGCCGGTTGAAATGATCCGGGCAATGTATTCTATTGTGAAAATGATGGTAAATACCCATTCAAGGTTACGAAGAAAAGCGCCATAATAGGCGTCAATAGATTTTACACTTTCGAGCATCACCGCTACTACACTTAGGATAATTGCCCATAAAAGTCCAATATCAAAAGCCTTTCCGGATGGCGTGTCAGCTTCAAAGATCACTTCATGGATCTTTCGCTTCCATTTGCTCATGGCTTCTTTGTCTTCCATTTAATAAAGATTTCGCGGGGTAAACTTTTTTCTGGAAAGTTGTTTTTGAATTTAAGGAATGAGTCCACTCTAAAAAGTCTTTTTTGCCACAAGATCACTAAAACACTAAATCCCACTAAAAATTAACTAATTGATTTTTCCCGAGTACTCGGGATGGGATTTAGTGCTTTGGTGATTTAGTGGCATTTTTATTTTTTGGACTTTTTAGAGTGGACTCAATATTAAATTTTGTAAAGGTCTTTTTTTATTTCATTTCCACTAACCTTTTGGTATAAACCCTATCGTTTACAATCAATTTCAGTACAAAGATACCAGACGAACTTCCTGTTTCAGACCCACCGAACCTATACTGGTATTTACCTGCATTCTGTACTTTATCCACTACGGTTTTAACTTTTTTACCCAATACATTAAGTACTTCCAGGGTTACATTCGCTCTTTCCGTCAGTGTATAGGCAATTTGGGTTTGTCCGGTATAGGGGTTTGGATATACAATGAAATCCGTAAGGTTTTTCCCGATACCCGTGGATGGCTCTGAAATACCTGTGGTTGTTATTCTGTTGGAGACATTTGATCTGGCTGAATTGTAAACCAATACTTTTGCTAAAGTAGGAGAACAACCCGTTGGGTGTTCTGCAGCAACCATATAAAATAGATCAGGGCAACTAAGTGGTGAAGGGTCTGTATAAGAATGATTTGTGCTGGGTAAAAACTGAAATGGCACGAGAGAATCGGCAGTACAACCTCTGTATATGGTATATGTATTATAGCTAAACCCCTTGTAATCATCCCAGATCAGGTTGACCGTACCACCGAGACCGAGATTCATTGTCAGGTGGATGGTTTTATGGATGGGGCTCAATTCGGATTCCTGGCCGCAGGAATCAACTGCTGACATTTTATATCTCCATGACCTTAGCTGCGGGTCGGCTAACGGATCAGGGAATACGCTAAGGGAATCATATTGCACAGTGCCAATTATTGAATAATTACCGCTTTGCGTCCCTTCTTTATAAATATTATAGGATGCAATGTTTAACCCGGGTGTTTTTTCCCATACGATAAGGTTTTTACCGGTAGCGCTGTCAACTGTTACGATACATATTGGCTGTATTGCCGGTACGGTTTCATTGATGTCAATACTCGCTACGGCAATACATCCGTTGGCATCTGTGACCGTTATCCCATAAGTGCCTATAGTCAAATTACTTATATTTTGTGTTGTATCGCCTGTTGGTGACCAGCTATAAGTATAGGGTGCAACGCCACCGGTAACGTTGATGTCAATAGCCCCGATTGAGGGATTGTTACAATTTACGTCTGTTGTTGAAACAATTGATATGGTGGGGCCTCCAACATTGTTAACTATCACAGGAGCAATCATAGAACACAGGTTTGCATCTGTAACAGTTACCGAATAAATTCCTGCGGATAAACCGGTTTCTATCTGGTTAATACCACCGGTAGACCATGAGTACGTATAAGGCATTGTTCCTCCATTCACAATTACAACAGCGCTGCCGTCAGAGGCAGCACAACTGGCGTCTGATATAACAACTGTTGTGGTTAATGGATCAGGTGTGAAAATCGTATAGCTTTTTGCAGCAACACACCCGGCAGCATCTGTAACGGTTACTTCATAAATCCCTCCACTTAAGCTGTCAATATCCTCCGTTGTGCTTCCGTTTGACCACAAATAAGTACATGGAGGCGTAATACAAATAACGTTAATATTTATTGAACCGGTTTCTTCACCGGCACAATTGTTATTTGTTAAAGAGATGAGCCCAACACTAGGGGCATTACCAACATCACTTATTGTAACAGTACCAATAGCCGCACAGCCATTGGAATCAATAACCGTTACATATTGAACACCTGAAGTCAAGGTAGAATCAATATCGGTAGTGTCTCCGTTTGACCATGCAAAGTCATAAGGGGGGACGCCTCCGCTTACATTGGTAACTGCGGCTATACCATCTGCATTTCCACAGGTGGAGCCGCTGATCTCAGTAACCGTTACGCTCATTTGTTCAGAAATGTTGACTGTGTCAATTACCGCGCAGTTTTTTGCATCATTAACTGTAATCGTATATAAACCCAGGTTCAAACCTGTTATTGTCGTAGCAGTGCTTCCTGTTGACCAGTAATAGGTATATGGCGGTGTACCACTGACTGCAGATACGGTAGCTTCTCCATTTGCTGAATCGCAATAGGCCCCTTGTGAGGTGATATTCAATAGAGGGAAAGTATGAACAATTGCTGAAAAAATAAAGGTATCAATACAGCCTGCTATTTGAGATACGATAAGCTGTACAGTATGTGTATCAGGAGCAGCATACAAATACTTTATGGTTTCATTAGGGTTGCCTGATGAATAATCAACAAATCCATCGTTATCAAAATCCCAACTAAAAGTAGAACCGGGTTCTACACCGGTTGTAAGGTTTGTAAATACAGTGCTGTCACCCAGACAGGGATCACTTGCGCTGACATTAAATGCCGGGGGTTCGCAAAAGAACTCATCCGCTCCAATATCAGGAGTTGAAGGATCGCGTGGATGGCCGTCAATATCATCTGTGACCAATGCTATAGGCATGGCTACTCCCATCAATAGCACTTGGGCAATATGCAGGTCAGTATTAGTATAAAATAAAGGATTGACAGAGAGGGAATTAATATCCATACCGCTGGCTCCTTTCAAAGAATCCAGGGTTTCCTGAATACCGGCCCAGTATGCCAGGTTATTACCCGTAGCATACAAGTCGTTATTATCAGAAGACGTAAATGCACCTGTTGAAGCGGAAGCAACGTAATATGCGTACCCACCTCCGATATTTGAGAAAATATTGTTCTTCACGTTTATGTTGCTTCCGCCACCGGAAACATAAAAAGCTATACCACTACCTGTATTTGTTGATGTAATGTTCACGCTATTGTGATAGACATTCATATAGCTGGAATTAAATAGCTCGATACCATAAGCGCTGCTCGTTCCTCCTACGTAAGAAAAATTATTTGCGATAAGTCCCCGAAACGGAGCTGAACCATTACAATTACGCAAATAAATTCCATAATAATAATCACTGCTTACAACTCTGTTTTTAATTATTTGCAAAGCATTGTCACAGTCCTCAAGATATATCCCATAATAAGTTGTTCCGGTGTTAGATACATCATTTCCATTTACTTTCGGAGCGTCACAGTCCTCAAGGTAAATGCCAGTGTTGGAAGAACTGGTTATGATGTTATTTTCAATCACCACTCTTGTGGCAAAAATGCCGTCATCTCCATTGATGTTTACACCTACATACCCTTCGCTGATAAAATTGTTTCTAATTACAATATCACTAATTACATCATTATAAGTATCAATTACCGAAGATACTGAATTTGCAGTATTAGAACTGCTAAGTAGATTATTTAACAGGTTAACATCTTCAACATTGCCATTTATATGTATAACCTTTGCATAAGAGCCGCCTGTTGCTGCCAGCGTCATGTTTTTTATAGATACATGGCTGGCGCCATAAAGCCGGAAAACATAGTTATCACTTACTGTAGAAGCATTATAGGTCATTATTACTGACGAAGAGTCCCCTGTTTCGGATTGGAATACTACTGTATCAGCGCTATTCGATCCTGATATTGGCAATACCACAACTTGCTCGATATAAGTACCCGGCCTGGCATTAAAAGTTACAACACCTGCAATTCCTCTTAAGTTAAGATCGCTTACAGCCAATGTGAATGTAGCATAATCCGGTGATGTCCCTCCAATTGTATAAACTCCAATAAGCGGGGTCATAGTAGAATCTACAACAAATTCATCAGCCCCAATGTCGGGAAATAAAGAATCCCTGGGATCCCCATCAATATCAACCGTAATAATGCCCAGGGGTGTGCCGGTACTATCTACAAATGAACTTGTAGTATGGAGGTCAGTGCTGGATACAAACACCGGGTTCACAGAAATGGAATTTACATCCATGCTATTTGCTGCCTGGAATGCGGCTAAATCATTTTTAGCTACCCCATTCCAGTTTCCGACAAAATTTCCAGATGTAAAGAGATCATTATAATCAGAGGAAGTTATTGCTGTACCAAGGTTGTTATAATAAGCATAGCCCCCCGAAATTGGCAAAGATATTATTCCTTACATCTATATTAGCGCCATTGCTATTGTTATACGCTCTGCCCGCAGTAGAATTTGTGCTGGTAATTTGTACGCTATTGTAATATATATTGACGAAGTCAGAAGATAGGGTATATATTCCGTAAGCAGTAGTGTTTCCACCAATATTAACAAAATTATTTGCAACAAGCCCTTTTTTAGAATTCGTACCGGTACAATTGTGAACCCTTATGCCCCCATCCGACCCATTTGAGGATGTGATTGTATTTCCTGTTAGTACAAAATCATTTTCAACATTAAATAAGTAAATCCCGTTATAACCGAATGACCCGGTGGCGGTTATGTTATTGTTTGTGATGATTGATGCATCCTGATCTTCCAGGTATATACTAATATCGGTTTGGCCGGAGAATACATTATTACTTACCTCAATTCCGGTTGCCAGAATTGCATTGTTTGCATTCATATATATTCCCCAATATCCACTGTTGAACAAGCTATTTTGAACTACGATATTATTAAAAAGAGAGCTATTACCATGAAGAGCAGCTACACTCGAGATATTTGTATTACTGTTTATAACGCAATTATAAATGCTGTCAAACTTTGGATTTCCTGAAATTCTGATAGCAATCGCATTATTAACACCATTAGCAGATATGGTTAAATCGCGAATGGTAATATAATCAGCGGCTCTTAACCTGAAAATATATTGGTTGGTCGAACTTGCGTTAAAGTTTATATCAACAAGCGAAGAGTCCCTGTTCTCAGATTGAAAAGTAACCGTTTTTGTAGCATCCGCTCCGGTAACGGGGTAAACCTGAAATTGCTCACTATAACTACCATCCCTGATATCAAAAGTTACAGAAGCGGAGATACCAACATCGTTCAAAGAATCTACAGCAGCAGAGACCGTAACAAAATCCGGTGTCACGCCCCCAACTGTATAAATTCCCGCCAGGGGAGTTCCAACCCCAACAAATTCATCAGCGCCAATGTCGGGAGTTCCCGCCCTGGCATCTCCATCAATATCTGTAGTAATACCTGTTGTGGGGTCTCCCTTTCCATCTAAGGTGAAAATTGTGGTATGAAGGTCTGTGTTAGAGGTATATACCGGCTTTACAGATATTGAATTGACATCCTTGCCATTAACTACTTTCAGGGCTATAAGGTCTTCTACATTGCCACCCCAGTTTGCCAAATAATTTCCCGATCCGTAATAGTTGTTGTAATCGGATGTATCTATATTGGTTAGTGAATTGGTATAATAGGCATATCCCCATCCCGAGTTCTTAAAGCAATTATTTCGCACATCCAGGTTTGATCCACCCGAGGCATAAAATGCTCTTCCACCGGTTGAGCTTCCAAGAACGTTTACGCTATTATGGAAGATGTTTTGATAGGTAGAACCATTGCTAAATATTCCATAGGAAGTACCTGTTCCTCCAATATAAATAAAGTTATTGGCAACAGACCCTTTCAGAATAAAACTTCCATCCGAGTTAAAAAGATAGATCCCATACCCACCATTCGTCATGTTTATTTTGTTTTTCTGAATTTCCATGTTGTTGTCGGAATAGGCGGTGTAAATTCCGTAACCCAATGAAGATGAGTTGCTCATATTGATGTTGTTATTAATGATTTTCGGAGCATTTTGGTGTCGTACCATTACACCGTAGTAAGAATTGTTAACAAACTGATTATTAATAATTTCATTTCCTGCAGATAAAACGCTGGTACTGGTTCCCCGCAGGTGTATTCCATAACTTCCATTAACAATAAGGTTGTTTTTAATAACATTATTCTGGTCCTGAGAACCATATCCGTAGATAACAGAAAGGTTTATACTTGTATTTGTAGTGTTCGGGCCTATTAGGACACAGTTGGAAATGGTATCATTGCTGGCACCACCTAAAAAGTAAAAAACAAAAGAAAAACTGGTTCCCGTATTTGTAATAGTTAGTTGATGGAAATTAATAAAGTTTGCACCATTCAGCTTCACTACGTAATTATCGCCAGAGGTGCTGGAGCCATAAGATAGCGTGACCGCAGTAGAATCCCCTGACAGAGATTGGAAAGTGATGGTATTAGTTGCATTGACATTTGTAATGACAGGAATTTCAAATTGTTCGTTATAGGTGCCATTTTGCACGTTAAAGATTACAGGTCCGCCTACTCCTTGTGAGATAAGCGTGTCAACCGCCTCGGTAAACGAAGCAAAACTATCGGTTGGATTGATGCCGATAGTATAAGTTCCTGATAGTTGGGCAAAGATGTTTACAGATGTTGCTAAGGAAATGATAGTTGCAGTAACTAATTTCCTGATAATTGTACGATTAAACAGATTAAGTTTCATAATTTCCAAGATTAGTTGGTTGTGAAATTGAGGCTGCAAAGCCCCGCACCCCGAGTACTCGGGGTGCGGGGCAAAGATAAATAAAGTAAATTAAGTTTCAGAAAGAAAATATATTTTTTAGTTGTCTGGTTATATTTTTTTAGAATATATCCTTTAATTTTAGTTTAAATCCCTTCATAATAAGGGATTCCAAAATATCTTTCTCAGAAAAAGTTTTGTAAAGATTAAAAACATCTTCTTTCAATACATAAACTTCTATGCTCTTTTCTTTAGGCATCACAATCCAGTATTCTTTTACGCCAAATTTTGCATAGAGCTTTTTTTTGGTAACCAAATCACTGTAAACGCTTTTTGAAGAAACAATTTCTATAGCGATATCAGGCGCTCCTTCTATTTTCTTTTCACCAATAATATTTAATCTTTCTTTTGAAATGAAAAAAATATCCGGCTGAACGGTATTTTCTTCATCAAGATAAACATCACAGGGAGCATAAAAAACTTCTCCTAATTTTGTTTTTTTTAGGAACTCAAGAATATAATATCCTACATCCCTTGAAATTCTCTGATGATTTGGTATTGGCGCCGGTGCCACAAGTAATTCTCCATTAATAAGTTCATAACGCTCCTCATCAGGTGTTTGGAGGTAATCCTGATAGGTGTATTTTTTCTTTTCTGTTGCAACGGTAAGAGACATTTTGATGTATTAAAGTCAGTATTTTGCCGGGTAGAAACCCCGAGGAATTCGGGGCGGGCACACGACAACACAGAGTGAGGAAACATCTGCTCCCTCAAGTCTAAAATTATTTACTTATTTAAAGATCATTACATAAACCATGAGTAAAATAGCTTATTTCAATTCTACCAATCGTTTGGTATAAACCACTTCATTCACTACCAATTTCAGTATAAAGATACCAGGTGAGTTTCCATTTTCATATCCGGAGAACCTATATTGGTATTTACCCGCATTCTGTGTTATATTCACTAAGGTTTTAACCTTTTTACCCAATATATTATAAACATCAAGCATTACATTTGCTTTTTCGGCCAGGGTATAGGTGATTTCGGTTTGTCCGTTGTAGGGATTTGGATAAACCTTGAACTTTAAACTTTGAACTTTAAACTCATCAATTCCTGTGGTCGTCATCCTGTTAGATACATTAGACCTGGCTGAATTATAAGTCAATACTTTAGCCAATGTAGGATTACAACCGGTTGGATGAATTAATTCAAGCTGATAGTAAATACTATCTCCTACCGGTGGCATTGTGTCAGTATAGGTAATGGATGATCCCGAAATTGAATCTAGTATAGCCATGTTTAAAGGAGATGTGCCTCGCCATATCCTGTACTTTACACCTGAAAATCCAATGTAATTATCCCATACCAGATTTATTACACCCGGACCTAAACTTACAGTAAGGTGTAAGGTGTGATGAAGGGCGCTTAATACTGACTCATTTCCACAGCTATCCACAGCAGCTATTTTATACAGTTCTGATTTAGTGGCTGGAAAGGAAACAGCATCAACAAATATACTTGAATCACCGTATGCTACACGTCCAATCACCTCAAAGGAATCTGTAATAGCAATTTCTCTGTAAATGCGGAAAGAATCTACAGGTAAACCTGATTTTTCCCATACTACTACGTATTTGCTGGAGGCAGGATCAATAGTTACCAAGCATATTTCCTGGACAGGCACTGCGATCCCTATCGTTACACTGTCGCTTGCTGTACAGCCGTTTGCATCGGTAACTGTGAGGCCATACCCTGCATCTGAAAGTCCTGTAGCAGTTTCGGTGGTATCACCATTAGACCATGCATAGCTGTAGGGACTTGTCCCACCTGTTACACTTGGTGTTGCGTCACCATCAGCATTACCGCAACCAGTTACATCTGAGCCGGTCACCGATACCGTCAGTACATCCGGTTCATCAACGATAAAGGTATTTGCTGACTGGCACCCATTGCCTGCATCGGTGACGACTACCATGTATGCTCCTGCAGTTAATCCGGCAATATCTTCAGTGAAGCTGCCATTAAACCAAATATATGAATAAGAGCCTGTTCCACCGGTCACAGTCATGTCCACAGCGCCATCAGAGCTGCCATTACAACTCACATCCGTGATCACTGCACTGAGGGTTGAGCCACCAAGATCACTGACATTGGCAGTGGTTGAATCTACACAGCTGTTGGCATCAGTGACAACCACAGTATAAGACCCTGCAGATAGTCCGCCAATGCTGTCAGTGGTTTCTCCGCCATCCCACAGGTAAGTGAATGGAGACGCGCCTCC
The Cytophagales bacterium DNA segment above includes these coding regions:
- a CDS encoding PKD domain-containing protein, with product MKKLSTALAISLGAILCNAGSVNAQISFSSDYLGPACAPQTITFVNTTTDTNAWRYDWDFGDGSPTVIDTLTDTIIHTYTNGGSFWVWLLVYDDTLGFIGDTSMQIDVSGSQGAFSTPDSACPGDLVMVNSWDNASSFEWDFGDGFTSSTQWGNEIHTYSAPGTYDIKLIQNTYDCGYDTIIQTIVISGSVSANAEMFFQPDPACPGEPVHIYMFSPAASWSWDFGDGDTANLRDNKHSYDTAGSYYVTLTATNGCGFSKTITDTIVIDTNIAIPNWISFNTKSPACPGERVDLYIDGGYASYVWDYGDGSPIVTKTDNWNSFHIFNDTGTFVVSVTVTNYCGKDTTLVDTVVINNNVPIPNSVNAWSSQDTACPGDAIFLGTDQGFAAYLWNFGDGDSAMGPEWAVHTYDSIGNFTTSVTLINYCGLDTTLFGTITVTNTAGFPQGLALDIFPNPVCPGDIVTLSSDDGYQLHLWNFGDGDSTMTTGSQIQHQYASVGNYPVLIGLINGCNDTTTLFDTIVVNMNGTIPPAGLFSFPFSSACPGDEVHFLVEFQMQNGGGGDPPPNNYTYSWDFGDGITDTTVGVGASHVYTNTGSYTTTVTIINGCGNSAAYTLPINIDTNSIPVLAGQGDLWGIPGESAIAGCPGDAILFFMAGTGNNTWDFGDSTAGVATEVLMTPMGILVTIIKHVYADTGTYLVKLTLTNACGNSVTDSMYITIGDNQLADAGMFVESPLSADGYTTCQNIKFVAIGGAAFLWNFGDGDTIITSSPTINHVYSTPDNYLVTVSMINGCGNVAVFSAAITVSGVSGAALTVIPAATTCNGGSDGSATVTITNGSPPYTYLWDDPSQQTNDTAVNLSAGTYSVTVTEENGCSTTASAIIIIEPAGMTLTTGSVDANCGSSDGSAFVTATGGVSPYTYAWSSGGTNLIENNLVAGTYMVTVTDFDGCSQSAAVSINESGAGTVSVNTVTGITCNGGLNGSIDIAVSNGTPPITYSWSNGDTTEDISNLTAGTYEVTVTDSAGCNAFESITIIEPDGMNITTSSTDANCGSSDGSVTVNVTGGIAPYSYSWNTGDTTTAVTNLSSGSYLVTITDANGCVDSVAATVSNVGAPTITVNATDLSCNGSADGAVTLNVTGGSTPYSYWWSTGSTVQNQTNMIAFTYFVTVTDASGCETTLSIVVDEPDPLSLTVTGIDVTGCGISNGSAAANVNGGTSPYSYTWSTLDITQTISGQPEGVYSVTVSDANGCPAITDSVTVGLTVTGQDICLVSLDSATNKYLVVWEKTAGPNSYNIYRESAITGVYDSIGNVPYASLSTFVDAGSSPATKSDLYKISAVDLCNNKSAKSAHHRTMHLNVNLGIGVINLGWDNYQGFSFGSYIIWRGDSTGINPLDTISTSFNTYTDTLPPAGDSLYYQIEVIHPTGCTPALAKVLTYNSAKSNVSNRLLPTGITEGGTSLRPVQVYPNPNRGVFTLSTNYEFNTNLRIVVYDVLGRVAWSVGSENIAMGNNEIEIDMSNHPAGIYHLQIITDKGISNTKIIIE
- a CDS encoding ion transporter, yielding MEDKEAMSKWKRKIHEVIFEADTPSGKAFDIGLLWAIILSVVAVMLESVKSIDAYYGAFLRNLEWVFTIIFTIEYIARIISTGKPLRYIFSFFGLIDLLSIVPTYMSFFISGTQSLLVIRTLRLLRVFRILKLARYIGEAQHLVRALKLSRPKIVVFLMSTASIVTIMGTIMYLIEGQENGFTSIPRSIYWAIVTLTTVGYGDISPQTVLGQTIASFIMIMGYGLIAVPTGIVTTELVKMDKSNLTTTACLQCSAEGHDNDAKYCKFCGAKL